The following are encoded together in the Hippoglossus stenolepis isolate QCI-W04-F060 chromosome 12, HSTE1.2, whole genome shotgun sequence genome:
- the slc3a1 gene encoding neutral and basic amino acid transport protein rBAT — translation MSSKKQSTGMVLVNYTRDPDLQDVDGVLPEDKQQDSTSVKLDPAVEEYTQLKPYAGMPKEVLLLYSSQARYRVPREVLFWLIVACTLALVALTITVIALSPRCLSWWQVSPVYQVYPRSFRDSDGDGVGDLKGIQEQLDHFEFLNIKSVWISPFYRSPMKDFGYDVEDFRAIDPLFGTMQDFEELLAEMHNKGLKLIMDFIPNHTSDKHRWFNLSRTRDPHYEDYYVWTDCNETSPRPNNWVSVFGNSSWTYDDVRGQCYLHQFLKEQPDLNFRNTHVRQEIIDIIRFWLGKGVDGFRMDAVKHILEAAHLRDEPQVDPEKPPESVTSEWDLYHDYTTSQLGLHDLMRDWRAEMDIYSREPGRYRFMVTESYDYHEVDKTMMYYGTSLVKESDFPFNFYLLDLPHNTSGLWVQQLVQLWMTNMPSGRWANWVVGNHDKPRIATSAGQTYIRVINMLLLTLPGTPTTYYGEEIGMENINVTDSEIQDPAGKYNTSASRDPQRSPMQWSGNVNAGFNNRTNVTWLPVHPDYTSVNVEVQKTDGRSVLSQYRFLNTLRQSELPLHRGWFCYIHADANVFSYLRELDGLHRAFLMVLNFGKESAVTDLSSIGELPDQLTVLMSTNGVSDGKVFQKSRIQTEAGEGLVIQFSAPTRFNPNHPKQCYVSEKACYLGAMDILYKC, via the exons ATGAGTTCTAAGAAGCAGAGCACCGGTATGGTGCTGGTGAACTACACCAGAGACCCTGACCTCCAGGATGTGGACGGTGTTCTCCCGGAGGACAAGCAGCAGGACTCCACCTCGGTGAAGCTGGACCCGGCTGTGGAGGAGTACACGCAGCTGAAGCCTTACGCCGGGATGCCCAaggaggtgctgctgctgtactCCTCCCAGGCCCGGTACCGGGTGCCCCGGGAGGTCCTGTTCTGGCTGATCGTGGCCTGCACCCTGGCCCTGGTGGCTCTCACCATCACGGTGATCGCTCTGTCTCCACGGTGCCTGAGCTGGTGGCAGGTGTCCCCGGTGTACCAGGTGTACCCCCGCTCCTTCAGGGACTCGGACGGTGATGGTGTGGGAGACCTCAAAG GAATTCAGGAGCAGCTGGATCACTTCGAGTTCCTGAACATCAAGTCGGTTTGGATCAGTCCCTTCTACCGCTCCCCCATGAAAGACTTTGGCTATGACGTGGAAGATTTCCGAGCCATTGACCCCCTCTTTGGCACCATGCAGGACTTTGAGGAGCTGCTGGCTGAAATGCACAACAAAG GTCTGAAGCTGATCATGGATTTCATTCCCAATCACACCAGTGACAAACACCGCTGGTTTAACTTGAGCCGGACGAGAGATCCTCACTACGAGGATTATTACGTCTGGACCGACTGCAACGAGACATCACCGAGACCTAATAACTGG GTGAGTGTGTTCGGGAATTCGTCGTGGACTTACGATGACGTCCGAGGACAATGTTACCTGCACCAGTTCCTCAAGGAGCAACCAGACCTGAacttcagaaacacacatgtcCGCCAGGAGATCATC GATATTATTCGTTTCTGGTTGGGGAAAGGAGTGGACGGGTTCCGGATGGACGCAGTGAAGCACATCCTGGAGGCCGCGCACCTGAGGGATGAGCCACAGGTGGACCCAGAGAAACCGCCT GAGTCGGTGACTTCAGAGTGGGACCTTTACCACGACTACACCACCAGTCAGCTGGGGCTGCACGACCTCATGAGGGACTGGAGGGCAGAGATGGACATTTACAGCCGTGAGCCTGGCAGATACAG GTTCATGGTGACAGAGTCATACGATTACCACGAGGTGGACAAGACCATGATGTACTACGGCACGTCGCTGGTGAAAGAAAGTGATTTCCCCTTCAACTTCTACCTGCTGGACCTGCCTCACAACACCAGCGGCTTGTGGGTTCAACAACTGGTCCAGCTCTGGATGACCAACATGCCCAGTGGACGATGGGCCAACTGGGTG gtGGGAAACCACGACAAGCCTCGAATTGCCACCAGCGCTGGTCAGACCTACATTCGTGTcatcaacatgctgctgctgacgcTCCCCGGCACCCCCACCACCTACTACGGCGAGGAGATCGGCATGGAGAACATTAATGTCACGGACAGTGAGATACAAGATCCCGCTGGCAAATACAATACA AGTGCCAGTCGGGACCCTCAGCGATCCCCCATGCAGTGGAGTGGTAACGTGAACGCAGGCTTCAACAACAGAACCAACGTCACCTGGTTGCCTGTTCACCCGGATTACACAAGCGTGAACGTGGAG GTCCAGAAAACAGATGGACGCTCCGTTCTGTCTCAGTACCGTTTCCTGAACACCCTGCGTCAGTCGGAGCTGCCGCTTCACCGCGGGTGGTTCTGCTACATCCACGCTGACGCCAACGTCTTCTCATACCTCAGAGAGCTCGACGGGCTACACCGAGCTTTCCTCATGGTCCTTAACTTTGGCAAAGAATCTGCCGTCACAGACCTCTCGTCTATTGGGGAGCTGCCGGACCAGCTGACGGTGCTAATGAGCACAAACGGTGTCAGCGATGGCAAAGTGTTTCAGAAGTCTCGTATCCAGACGGAGGCAGGGGAGGGTTTGGTGATTCAGTTCTCCGCACCCACTCGGTTTAATCCCAACCATCCCAAACAGTGCTACGTCTCAGAGAAGGCCTGTTATTTAGGAGCCATGGACATACTTTATAAATGCTAA